From the Pongo pygmaeus isolate AG05252 chromosome X, NHGRI_mPonPyg2-v2.0_pri, whole genome shotgun sequence genome, one window contains:
- the G6PD gene encoding glucose-6-phosphate 1-dehydrogenase isoform X4, whose protein sequence is MAEQVALSRTQVCGILREELFQGDAFHQSDTHIFIIMGASGDLAKKKIYPTIWWLFRDGLLPENTFIVGYARSRLTVADIRKQSEPFFKANPEEKLKLEDFFARNSYVAGQYDDAASYQRLNSHMNALHLGSQANRLFYLALPPTVYEAVTKNIHESCMSQIGWNRIIVEKPFGRDLQSSDRLSNHISSLFREDQIYRIDHYLGKEMVQNLMVLRFANRIFGPIWNRDNIACVILTFKEPFGTEGRGGYFDEFGIIRDVMQNHLLQMLCLVAMEKPASTNSDDVRDEKVKVLKCISEVQASNVVLGQYVGNPDGEGEATKGYLDDPTVPRGSTTATFAAVVLYVENERWDGVPFILRCGKALNERKAEVRLQFHDVAGDIFHQQCKRNELVIRVQPNEAVYTKMMTKKPGMFFNPEESELDLTYGNRYKNVKLPDAYERLILDVFCGSQMHFVRSDELREAWRIFTPLLHQIELEKPKPIPYIYGSRGPTEADELMKRVGFQYEGTYKWVNPHKL, encoded by the exons GGTGACCTGGCCAAGAAGAAGATCTACCCCACCATCTG gtGGCTGTTCCGGGATGGCCTTCTGCCCGAAAACACCTTCATCGTGGGCTATGCCCGCTCCCGCCTCACAGTGGCTGACATCCGCAAACAGAGTGAGCCCTTCTTCAAG GCCAACCCAGAGGAGAAGCTCAAGCTGGAGGACTTCTTTGCCCGCAACTCCTATGTGGCTGGCCAGTACGATGATGCAGCCTCCTACCAGCGCCTCAACAGCCACATGAATGCCCTCCACCTGGGGTCACAGGCCAACCGCCTCTTCTACCTGGCCTTGCCCCCCACCGTCTACGAGGCCGTCACCAAGAACATTCACGAGTCCTGCATGAGCCAGAT AGGCTGGAACCGCATCATCGTGGAGAAGCCCTTCGGGAGGGACCTGCAGAGCTCCGACCGGCTGTCCAACCACATCTCCTCCCTGTTCCGCGAGGACCAGATCTACCGCATCGACCACTACCTGGGCAAGGAGATGGTGCAGAACCTCATGGTGCTGAG ATTTGCCAACAGGATCTTCGGCCCCATCTGGAACCGGGACAACATCGCCTGCGTGATCCTCACCTTCAAGGAGCCCTTTGGCACTGAGGGTCGCGGGGGCTATTTCGATGAATTTGGGATCATCCG GGACGTGATGCAGAACCACCTACTGCAGATGCTGTGTCTGGTGGCCATGGAGAAGCCCGCCTCCACCAACTCGGATGACGTCCGTGATGAGAAG GTCAAGGTGTTGAAATGTATCTCAGAGGTGCAGGCCAGCAATGTGGTCCTGGGCCAGTACGTGGGGAACCCCGATGGAGAGGGCGAGGCCACCAAAGGGTACCTGGACGACCCCACGGTGCCCCGCGGGTCCACCACCGCCACTTTTGCAGCCGTCGTCCTCTATGTGGAGAATGAGAGGTGGGATG GGGTGCCCTTCATCCTGCGCTGTGGCAAGGCCCTGAACGAGCGCAAGGCCGAAGTGAGGCTGCAGTTCCATGATGTGGCCGGCGACATCTTCCACCAGCAGTGCAAGCGCAACGAGCTGGTGATCCGCGTGCAGCCCAACGAGGCCGTGTACACCAAGATGATGACCAAGAAGCCGGGCATGTTCTTCAACCCCGAGGAGTCGGAGCTGGACCTGACCTACGGCAACAGATACAAG AACGTGAAGCTCCCTGACGCCTACGAGCGCCTCATCCTGGACGTCTTCTGCGGGAGCCAGATGCACTTCGTGCGCAG CGACGAGCTCCGTGAGGCCTGGCGTATTTTCACCCCACTGCTGCACCAGATTGAGCTGGAGAAGCCCAAGCCCATCCCCTATATTTATGGCAG CCGAGGCCCCACGGAGGCAGACGAGCTGATGAAGAGAGTGGGTTTCCAGTATGAGGGCACCTACAAGTGGGTGAACCCCCACAAGCTCTGA
- the G6PD gene encoding glucose-6-phosphate 1-dehydrogenase isoform X3, translating into MAEQVALSRTQVCGILREELFQGDAFHQSDTHIFIIMGASGDLAKKKIYPTIWWLFRDGLLPENTFIVGYARSRLTVADIRKQSEPFFKANPEEKLKLEDFFARNSYVAGQYDDAASYQRLNSHMNALHLGSQANRLFYLALPPTVYEAVTKNIHESCMSQIRGWNRIIVEKPFGRDLQSSDRLSNHISSLFREDQIYRIDHYLGKEMVQNLMVLRFANRIFGPIWNRDNIACVILTFKEPFGTEGRGGYFDEFGIIRDVMQNHLLQMLCLVAMEKPASTNSDDVRDEKVKVLKCISEVQASNVVLGQYVGNPDGEGEATKGYLDDPTVPRGSTTATFAAVVLYVENERWDGVPFILRCGKALNERKAEVRLQFHDVAGDIFHQQCKRNELVIRVQPNEAVYTKMMTKKPGMFFNPEESELDLTYGNRYKNVKLPDAYERLILDVFCGSQMHFVRSDELREAWRIFTPLLHQIELEKPKPIPYIYGSRGPTEADELMKRVGFQYEGTYKWVNPHKL; encoded by the exons GGTGACCTGGCCAAGAAGAAGATCTACCCCACCATCTG gtGGCTGTTCCGGGATGGCCTTCTGCCCGAAAACACCTTCATCGTGGGCTATGCCCGCTCCCGCCTCACAGTGGCTGACATCCGCAAACAGAGTGAGCCCTTCTTCAAG GCCAACCCAGAGGAGAAGCTCAAGCTGGAGGACTTCTTTGCCCGCAACTCCTATGTGGCTGGCCAGTACGATGATGCAGCCTCCTACCAGCGCCTCAACAGCCACATGAATGCCCTCCACCTGGGGTCACAGGCCAACCGCCTCTTCTACCTGGCCTTGCCCCCCACCGTCTACGAGGCCGTCACCAAGAACATTCACGAGTCCTGCATGAGCCAGAT CAGAGGCTGGAACCGCATCATCGTGGAGAAGCCCTTCGGGAGGGACCTGCAGAGCTCCGACCGGCTGTCCAACCACATCTCCTCCCTGTTCCGCGAGGACCAGATCTACCGCATCGACCACTACCTGGGCAAGGAGATGGTGCAGAACCTCATGGTGCTGAG ATTTGCCAACAGGATCTTCGGCCCCATCTGGAACCGGGACAACATCGCCTGCGTGATCCTCACCTTCAAGGAGCCCTTTGGCACTGAGGGTCGCGGGGGCTATTTCGATGAATTTGGGATCATCCG GGACGTGATGCAGAACCACCTACTGCAGATGCTGTGTCTGGTGGCCATGGAGAAGCCCGCCTCCACCAACTCGGATGACGTCCGTGATGAGAAG GTCAAGGTGTTGAAATGTATCTCAGAGGTGCAGGCCAGCAATGTGGTCCTGGGCCAGTACGTGGGGAACCCCGATGGAGAGGGCGAGGCCACCAAAGGGTACCTGGACGACCCCACGGTGCCCCGCGGGTCCACCACCGCCACTTTTGCAGCCGTCGTCCTCTATGTGGAGAATGAGAGGTGGGATG GGGTGCCCTTCATCCTGCGCTGTGGCAAGGCCCTGAACGAGCGCAAGGCCGAAGTGAGGCTGCAGTTCCATGATGTGGCCGGCGACATCTTCCACCAGCAGTGCAAGCGCAACGAGCTGGTGATCCGCGTGCAGCCCAACGAGGCCGTGTACACCAAGATGATGACCAAGAAGCCGGGCATGTTCTTCAACCCCGAGGAGTCGGAGCTGGACCTGACCTACGGCAACAGATACAAG AACGTGAAGCTCCCTGACGCCTACGAGCGCCTCATCCTGGACGTCTTCTGCGGGAGCCAGATGCACTTCGTGCGCAG CGACGAGCTCCGTGAGGCCTGGCGTATTTTCACCCCACTGCTGCACCAGATTGAGCTGGAGAAGCCCAAGCCCATCCCCTATATTTATGGCAG CCGAGGCCCCACGGAGGCAGACGAGCTGATGAAGAGAGTGGGTTTCCAGTATGAGGGCACCTACAAGTGGGTGAACCCCCACAAGCTCTGA